A genomic segment from Spinacia oleracea cultivar Varoflay chromosome 3, BTI_SOV_V1, whole genome shotgun sequence encodes:
- the LOC110785085 gene encoding uncharacterized protein, whose protein sequence is MRFGTWNIGSLTGRLVEVVEAMKRRRINILCLQETKWVGNKAREIAPWDYKIWYSGKTRGRNGVGILIDRDYIDDVVDVSRKRDRIMSIKLVLGDEVVTIVSAYAPQAGLDASTRQEFWEDLEEVVQRVPISENLVIGGGLNGHVGSSRDGFESIHGGFGWGAK, encoded by the coding sequence ATGCGTTTTGGGACTTGGAACATTGGCTCTTTGACAGGGAGATTAGTCGAAGTAGTAGAGGCTATGAAAAGGAGGAGAATTAACATATTATGTTTGCAGGAGACTAAGTGGGTTGGAAACAAGGCAAGAGAAATAGCTCCATGGGATTATAAGATTTGGTATTCGGGAAAAACTAGGGGTAGGAATGGGGTAGGTATCCTTATTGACAGAGATTATATTGATGATGTAGTGGACGTGTCCCGAAAGAGGGATCGAATTATGAGTATTAAGCTTGTGTTAGGGGATGAAGTTGTAACTATTGTGAGTGCCTATGCACCACAAGCAGGACTAGATGCATCAACTAGACAAGAATTTTGGGAGGATTTAGAAGAAGTGGTGCAACGTGTCCCTATAAGTGAGAATCTGGTCATTGGTGGGGGTCTCAACGGACATGTAGGCTCGAGTCGCGATGGATTTGAAAGCATTCATGGTGGTTTTGGGTGGGGAGCGAAATGA
- the LOC110785102 gene encoding non-structural maintenance of chromosomes element 4 homolog A isoform X1 codes for MGKVKREKGTTSAVVRELRGRKTGAVSTSGDSAAEHQNQPLQRKSRPPPSQKNGSGGEEEEEEDEVVVRRNLRSKYLAVKNLLSGGAADSDKFKAMIDEVESLHKKVRKPREQVADAEALFDITSSFVKSVKAQKNEGVTPSDFVSCLLKDYGRQGRATSSIDDSGNSIIWKDIGLAVSHIFRKGTGCSTMLGPMSSELKRRKTVVRKKHVKPTDTSRPEELDNTTEEKTDTDKNMSIMFGILRKDRRVRLENLILDRSSFAQTVENLFALSFLVKDGRAEITANKNGHFVCPRNAPSAEAVTSGKVSYSHFVFRLDFKDWKLMLDSVGEGEELMPHRVPAETSAHSELPTEPENIVHEKAATTTPIRKLSRNRGLVLQEQTVVEGSPESDENESRSACIRRGKRKLI; via the exons ATGGGGAaagtgaagagagagaaaggcacCACTAGTGCTGTAGTTAGAGAATTGAGGGGTAGGAAAACTGGCGCCGTTTCTACTTCCGGTGATTCCGCCGCTGAACATCAGAATCAGCCGCTGCAGCGGAAGTCACGGCCACCGCCGTCGCAGAAGAATGGTAGTGGAGgagaagaagaggaggaagaagatgaagttGTTGTAAGGAGAAATCTCCGTTCGAAATATCTCGCCGTCAAAAATTTACTCTCCG GTGGAGCGGCTGATTCCGATAAGTTCAAGGCTATGATTGATGAAGTTGAGAGTTTGCATAAGAAAG TTCGGAAGCCTCGTGAGCAAGTAGCTGATGCAGAGGCTTTGTTTGACATTACAAGCAGTTTCGTGAAATCTGTTAAGGCACAAAAAAATGAGGGAGTGACCCCATCAGATTTTGTGTCTTGCTTGCTTAAGGATTATGGTCGGCAAGGTAGAGCTACCAGCAGTATAGATGATTCTGGGAACTCCATAATATGGAAAGACATTGGGCTTGCAGTTTCTCATATCTTCAGAAAAGGCACAGGATGTTCTACCAT GCTAGGGCCTATGAGTTCCGAACTAAAGCGAAGGAAGACTGTAGTTCGGAAAAAACATGTCAAACCAACTGATACTTCACGGCCTGAAGAG CTCGATAACACTACGGAAGAGAAAACTGACACGGACAAGAATATGTCAATAATGTTTGGCATTTTGAGGAAAGACCGAAGGGTCAGACTGGAAAATCTAATTTTGGACAGAAGTTCTTTTGCACAGACAGTAGAGAACTTATTTGCTTTGTCATTTCTAGTGAAAGATGGAAGAGCTGAAATTACTGCGAACAAGAATGGCCATTTTGTTT GCCCTAGGAATGCTCCATCTGCTGAAGCAGTCACATCAGGCAAAGTTTCATACAGTCACTTTGTCTTCAGACTTGACTTCAAGGATTGGAAG TTGATGTTGGATTCTGTTGGAGAAGGCGAGGAGCTGATGCCACACAGGGTTCCAGCAGAAACATCTGCTCATTCAGAGTTACCAACAGAACCAGAAAACATAGTTCATGAAAAAGCTGCTACAACGACTCCAATAAGAAAATTAtcaagaaatcgaggtctagtTCTACAGGAACAGACCGTTGTTGAAGGCTCACCAGAGAGTGATGAAAATGAATCAAGATCTGCTTGTATCAGAAGGGGAAAGCGCAAATTAATATGA
- the LOC110785102 gene encoding non-structural maintenance of chromosomes element 4 homolog A isoform X2, which produces MEYAGGAADSDKFKAMIDEVESLHKKVRKPREQVADAEALFDITSSFVKSVKAQKNEGVTPSDFVSCLLKDYGRQGRATSSIDDSGNSIIWKDIGLAVSHIFRKGTGCSTMLGPMSSELKRRKTVVRKKHVKPTDTSRPEELDNTTEEKTDTDKNMSIMFGILRKDRRVRLENLILDRSSFAQTVENLFALSFLVKDGRAEITANKNGHFVCPRNAPSAEAVTSGKVSYSHFVFRLDFKDWKLMLDSVGEGEELMPHRVPAETSAHSELPTEPENIVHEKAATTTPIRKLSRNRGLVLQEQTVVEGSPESDENESRSACIRRGKRKLI; this is translated from the exons ATGGAATATGCAGGTGGAGCGGCTGATTCCGATAAGTTCAAGGCTATGATTGATGAAGTTGAGAGTTTGCATAAGAAAG TTCGGAAGCCTCGTGAGCAAGTAGCTGATGCAGAGGCTTTGTTTGACATTACAAGCAGTTTCGTGAAATCTGTTAAGGCACAAAAAAATGAGGGAGTGACCCCATCAGATTTTGTGTCTTGCTTGCTTAAGGATTATGGTCGGCAAGGTAGAGCTACCAGCAGTATAGATGATTCTGGGAACTCCATAATATGGAAAGACATTGGGCTTGCAGTTTCTCATATCTTCAGAAAAGGCACAGGATGTTCTACCAT GCTAGGGCCTATGAGTTCCGAACTAAAGCGAAGGAAGACTGTAGTTCGGAAAAAACATGTCAAACCAACTGATACTTCACGGCCTGAAGAG CTCGATAACACTACGGAAGAGAAAACTGACACGGACAAGAATATGTCAATAATGTTTGGCATTTTGAGGAAAGACCGAAGGGTCAGACTGGAAAATCTAATTTTGGACAGAAGTTCTTTTGCACAGACAGTAGAGAACTTATTTGCTTTGTCATTTCTAGTGAAAGATGGAAGAGCTGAAATTACTGCGAACAAGAATGGCCATTTTGTTT GCCCTAGGAATGCTCCATCTGCTGAAGCAGTCACATCAGGCAAAGTTTCATACAGTCACTTTGTCTTCAGACTTGACTTCAAGGATTGGAAG TTGATGTTGGATTCTGTTGGAGAAGGCGAGGAGCTGATGCCACACAGGGTTCCAGCAGAAACATCTGCTCATTCAGAGTTACCAACAGAACCAGAAAACATAGTTCATGAAAAAGCTGCTACAACGACTCCAATAAGAAAATTAtcaagaaatcgaggtctagtTCTACAGGAACAGACCGTTGTTGAAGGCTCACCAGAGAGTGATGAAAATGAATCAAGATCTGCTTGTATCAGAAGGGGAAAGCGCAAATTAATATGA